Proteins encoded together in one Staphylococcus aureus window:
- the fmtB gene encoding LPXTG-anchored DUF1542 repeat protein FmtB: MNLFRQQKFSIRKFNVGIFSALIATVTFISTNPTTASAAEQNQPAQNQPAQPADANTQPNANAGAQANPTAQPAAPANQGQPAVQPANQGGQANPAGGAAQPNTQPAGQGDQADPNNAAQAQPGNQATPANQAGQGNNQATPNNNATPANQTQPANAPAAAQPAAPVAANAQTQDPNASNTGEGSINTTLTFDDPAISTDENRQDPTVTVTDKVNGYSLINNGKIGFVNSELRRSDMFDKNNPQNYQAKGNVAALGRVNANDSTDHGNFNGISKTVNVKPDSELIINFTTMQTNSKQGATNLVIKDAKKNTELATVNVAKTGTAHLFKVPTDADRLDLQFIPDNTAVADASRITTNKDGYKYYSFIDNVGLFSGSHLYVKNRDLAPKATNNKEYTINTEIGNNGNFGASLKADQFKYEVTLPQGVTYVNNSLTTTFPNGNEDSTVLKNMTVNYDQNANKVTFTSQGVTTARGTHTKEVLFPDKSLKLSYKVNVANIDTPKNIDFNEKLTYRTASDVVINNAQPEVTLTADPFSVAVEMNKDALQQQVNSQVDNSHYTTASIAEYNKLKQQADTILNEDANHVKTANRASQADIDGLVTKLQAALIDNQAAIAELDTKAQEKVTAAQQSKKVTQDEVAALVTKINNDKNNAIAEINKQTTAQGVTTEKDNGIAVLEQDVITPTVKPQAKQDIIQAVTTRKQQIKKSNASLQDEKDVANDKIGKIETKAIKDIDAATTNAQVEAIKTKAINDINQTTPATTAKAAALEEFDEVVQAQIDQAPLNPDTTNEEVAEAIERINAAKVSGVKAIEATTTAQDLERVKNEEISKIENITDSTQTKMDAYNEVKQAATARKAQNATVSNATNEEVAEADAAVDAAQKQGLHDIQVVKSKQEVADTKSKVLDKINAIQTQAKVKPAADTEVENAYNTRKQEIQNSNASTTEEKQAAYTELDTKKQEARTNLDAANTNSDVTTAKDNSIAAINQVQAATTKKSDAKAEIAQKASERKTAIEAMNDSTTEEQQAAKDKVDQAVVTANADIDNAAANNDVDNAKTTNEATIAAITPDANVKPAAKQAIADKVQAQETAIDGNNGSTTEEKAAAKQQVQTEKTTADAAIDAAHTNAEVEAAKKAAIAKIEAIQPATTTKDNAKEAIATKANERKTAIAQTQDITAEEIAAANADVDNAVTQANSNIEAANSQNDVDQAKTTGENSIDQVTPTVNKKATARNEITAILNNKLQEIQATPDATDEEKQAADAEANTENGKANQAISAATTNAQVDEAKANAEAAINAVTPKVVKKQAAKDEIDQLQATQTNVINNDQNATTEEKEAAIQQLATAVTDAKNNITAATDDNGVDQAKDAGKNSIQSTQPATAVKSNAKNDVDQAVTTQNQAIDNTTGATTEEKNAAKDLVLKAKEKAYQDILNAQTTNDVTQIKDQAVADIQGITADTTIKDVAKDELATKANEQKALIAQTADATTEEKEQANQQVDAQLTQGNQNIENAQSIDDVNTAKDNAIQAIDPIQASTDVKTNARAELLTEMQNKITEILNNNETTNEEKGNDIGPVRAAYEEGLNNINAATTTGDVTTAKDTAVQKVQQLHANPVKKPAGKKELDQAAADKKTQIEQTPNASQQEINDAKQEVDTELNQAKTNVDQSSTNEYVDNAVKEGKAKINAVKTFSEYKKDALAKIEDAYNAKVNEADNSNASTSSEIAEAKQKLAELKQTADQNVNQATSKDDIEVQIHNDLDNINDYTIPTGKKESATTDLYAYADQKKNNISADTNATQDEKQQAIKQVDQNVQTALESINNGVDNGDVDDALTQGKAAIDAIQVDATVKPKANQAIEVKAEDTKESIDQSDQLTAEEKTEALAMIKQITDQAKQGITDATTTAEVEKAKAQGLEAFDNIQIDSTEKQKAIEELETALDQIEAGVNVNADATTEEKEAFTNALEDILSKATEDISDQTTNAEIATVKNSALEQLKAQRINPEVKKNALEAIREVVNKQIEIIKNADADASAKEIARTDLGRYFDRFADKLDKTQTNAEVAELQNVTIPAIEAIVPQNDPDANDTNNGIDNNDATANSNANATPENTGQPNVSETTANGKADASPTTPNNSDAATGETTATSATDDANDKPQANNNSSVDASTNSPTMDNDVTSKPEVESTNNGTTDKPVTETDNATPAESTTNNNSTTTATNENAPTGSTATAPTTASTEAASSADSKDNASVNDSKQNAEVNNSAESQSTNDKVAQPKSENKAKAEKDGSDSTNQSMVESTTETLPSADITEPNVPSNTSKDKEESTTNQTDAGQLKSETNVASNEADKSPSKADTEVSNKPSTSASSEAKEKMTSTNVSQKDDTATADTNDTQKSVGSAANNKATQNDGANASPATVSNGSNSANQDMLNVTNTDDHQAKTKSAQQGKVNKAKQQAKTLPDTGMSHNDDLPYAELALGAGMAFLIRRFTKKDQQTEE, translated from the coding sequence ATGAATTTATTCAGACAACAAAAATTTAGTATCAGAAAATTTAATGTCGGTATTTTTTCAGCTTTAATTGCCACTGTTACTTTTATATCTACTAACCCGACAACAGCGTCTGCAGCAGAGCAAAATCAGCCTGCACAAAATCAACCAGCACAACCAGCTGATGCCAATACACAGCCTAACGCAAATGCTGGTGCTCAAGCTAATCCTACAGCACAGCCAGCTGCACCTGCCAACCAAGGACAACCAGCAGTACAACCAGCAAACCAAGGTGGACAGGCTAATCCAGCAGGAGGAGCAGCACAACCAAATACACAACCAGCTGGACAAGGTGATCAAGCTGATCCGAATAACGCTGCACAAGCACAACCTGGAAATCAAGCAACACCGGCAAACCAAGCAGGTCAAGGAAATAACCAAGCAACACCTAATAATAATGCAACACCGGCAAATCAAACACAGCCAGCGAATGCTCCAGCAGCAGCGCAACCAGCAGCACCTGTAGCAGCAAACGCACAAACTCAAGATCCAAATGCTAGCAATACTGGTGAAGGCAGTATTAATACGACATTAACATTTGATGATCCTGCCATATCAACAGATGAGAATAGACAGGATCCAACTGTAACTGTTACAGATAAAGTAAATGGTTATTCATTAATTAACAACGGTAAGATTGGTTTCGTTAACTCAGAATTAAGACGAAGCGATATGTTTGATAAGAATAACCCTCAAAACTATCAAGCTAAAGGAAACGTGGCTGCATTAGGTCGTGTGAATGCAAATGATTCTACAGATCATGGTAACTTTAACGGTATTTCAAAAACTGTAAATGTAAAACCAGATTCAGAATTAATTATTAACTTTACTACTATGCAAACGAATAGTAAGCAAGGTGCAACAAATTTAGTTATTAAAGATGCTAAGAAAAATACTGAATTAGCAACTGTAAATGTTGCTAAGACTGGTACTGCACATTTATTTAAAGTACCAACTGATGCTGATCGTTTAGATTTACAATTTATTCCTGACAATACAGCAGTTGCTGATGCTTCAAGAATTACAACAAATAAAGATGGTTATAAATACTATTCATTCATTGATAATGTAGGTCTATTCTCAGGATCACATTTATATGTCAAAAATAGAGATTTAGCACCGAAAGCAACTAACAATAAAGAATATACTATTAATACTGAAATCGGTAACAATGGTAATTTTGGTGCTTCATTAAAAGCAGATCAATTTAAATATGAAGTAACATTACCACAAGGTGTAACTTACGTTAATAATTCATTAACTACAACATTCCCTAATGGTAATGAAGACAGTACAGTATTGAAAAATATGACTGTTAATTATGATCAAAATGCAAATAAAGTTACATTTACAAGCCAAGGTGTGACAACGGCACGTGGTACACACACTAAAGAAGTTTTATTCCCAGATAAATCTTTAAAATTATCATATAAAGTTAATGTTGCGAATATCGATACACCTAAAAATATTGATTTTAATGAAAAATTAACATATCGTACTGCTTCAGATGTTGTAATTAATAATGCGCAACCAGAAGTTACACTAACTGCAGATCCATTTTCAGTAGCGGTTGAAATGAACAAAGATGCGTTGCAACAACAAGTAAACTCACAAGTTGATAATAGTCATTACACAACAGCATCAATTGCAGAATACAATAAACTTAAACAACAAGCAGATACTATTTTAAATGAAGATGCGAATCATGTTAAAACTGCAAATCGTGCATCTCAAGCGGATATTGATGGTTTAGTAACTAAATTACAAGCTGCATTAATTGATAATCAAGCAGCAATTGCTGAATTAGATACTAAAGCTCAAGAAAAGGTTACAGCAGCACAACAAAGTAAAAAAGTTACGCAAGATGAAGTTGCAGCACTTGTAACTAAAATTAACAATGATAAAAATAATGCAATCGCAGAAATTAATAAACAAACTACAGCACAAGGTGTCACAACTGAAAAAGATAATGGTATCGCAGTGTTAGAACAAGATGTGATTACACCAACAGTTAAACCTCAAGCGAAACAAGATATTATCCAAGCAGTTACAACTCGTAAACAACAAATTAAAAAGTCAAATGCATCATTACAAGATGAAAAAGATGTAGCAAATGATAAAATTGGTAAAATTGAAACAAAGGCAATTAAAGATATTGATGCAGCAACAACAAATGCACAAGTAGAAGCCATTAAAACAAAAGCAATCAATGATATTAATCAAACTACACCTGCTACAACAGCTAAAGCAGCAGCTCTTGAAGAATTTGACGAAGTTGTTCAAGCACAAATTGATCAAGCACCTTTAAATCCTGATACAACAAATGAAGAAGTAGCGGAAGCTATTGAACGTATTAATGCAGCTAAAGTTTCTGGTGTTAAAGCAATTGAAGCGACAACGACTGCACAAGATTTAGAAAGAGTTAAAAACGAAGAAATCTCAAAAATTGAAAATATTACTGACTCTACGCAAACAAAAATGGATGCCTATAATGAAGTTAAACAAGCTGCAACAGCTAGAAAAGCTCAAAATGCTACAGTTTCAAATGCAACAAATGAAGAAGTAGCAGAAGCTGATGCAGCAGTAGATGCAGCTCAAAAGCAAGGTTTACATGACATCCAAGTTGTTAAATCAAAACAGGAAGTTGCTGATACAAAATCAAAAGTATTAGATAAAATCAATGCAATTCAAACACAAGCAAAAGTTAAACCTGCAGCTGATACGGAAGTAGAAAACGCATATAATACACGTAAACAAGAAATTCAAAATAGCAATGCTTCAACTACAGAAGAAAAACAAGCTGCATATACAGAATTAGATACTAAAAAGCAAGAAGCAAGAACAAATCTTGATGCTGCAAATACAAACAGTGATGTAACAACAGCTAAAGACAATAGTATTGCTGCAATTAATCAAGTTCAAGCTGCCACAACTAAGAAATCGGATGCAAAAGCGGAAATCGCTCAAAAAGCAAGTGAACGTAAAACAGCAATTGAAGCAATGAATGATTCGACTACTGAAGAACAACAAGCAGCGAAAGACAAAGTGGATCAAGCAGTAGTTACTGCAAACGCTGATATAGATAATGCTGCAGCAAACAATGATGTGGATAATGCAAAAACTACAAATGAAGCTACAATCGCAGCCATTACACCTGATGCAAATGTTAAACCAGCAGCAAAACAAGCAATTGCAGATAAAGTACAAGCTCAAGAAACAGCAATTGATGGAAATAACGGCTCAACAACTGAAGAAAAAGCAGCTGCTAAACAACAAGTTCAAACTGAAAAAACAACAGCTGATGCCGCAATAGATGCAGCACATACAAATGCGGAAGTTGAAGCGGCTAAAAAAGCAGCAATTGCTAAAATTGAAGCGATTCAGCCAGCAACAACAACTAAAGATAATGCGAAAGAAGCAATTGCTACGAAAGCGAATGAACGTAAAACAGCAATCGCTCAAACGCAAGACATTACTGCTGAAGAAATTGCAGCGGCTAATGCGGACGTAGATAATGCTGTGACACAAGCAAATAGCAACATTGAAGCTGCTAATAGTCAAAATGATGTAGACCAAGCGAAAACGACAGGTGAAAATAGTATTGATCAAGTAACACCAACAGTTAATAAAAAAGCAACTGCACGTAATGAAATCACAGCAATTTTAAATAACAAATTGCAAGAGATTCAAGCTACGCCAGATGCAACAGATGAAGAAAAACAAGCAGCTGATGCTGAAGCAAATACTGAAAATGGTAAAGCAAATCAAGCCATTTCAGCAGCAACTACTAACGCACAAGTTGATGAAGCTAAAGCAAATGCAGAAGCAGCGATTAATGCGGTAACACCAAAAGTTGTGAAGAAACAAGCGGCTAAAGATGAAATTGATCAATTACAAGCAACGCAAACAAATGTTATCAATAATGATCAGAACGCTACAACAGAAGAAAAAGAAGCAGCTATTCAACAATTAGCAACAGCAGTTACAGACGCGAAAAATAATATTACAGCTGCAACTGATGATAATGGTGTAGATCAGGCGAAAGACGCTGGAAAGAATTCAATTCAAAGCACGCAACCAGCAACAGCGGTTAAATCAAATGCTAAAAATGATGTTGATCAAGCTGTGACAACTCAAAATCAAGCAATTGATAATACAACTGGTGCTACAACTGAAGAGAAAAATGCAGCAAAAGATTTAGTTTTAAAAGCTAAAGAAAAAGCGTATCAAGATATCTTAAATGCACAAACAACTAATGATGTTACGCAAATTAAAGATCAAGCAGTTGCTGATATTCAAGGTATTACTGCAGATACAACAATTAAAGATGTTGCGAAAGATGAATTAGCAACAAAAGCAAACGAACAAAAAGCGCTTATTGCACAAACTGCAGATGCGACTACTGAAGAAAAAGAACAAGCAAATCAACAAGTAGACGCACAATTAACACAAGGTAATCAAAATATTGAAAATGCACAGTCAATCGATGATGTAAACACTGCAAAAGATAATGCAATTCAAGCAATTGACCCAATTCAAGCATCAACAGATGTTAAAACGAATGCAAGAGCGGAATTGCTAACTGAAATGCAAAATAAAATAACTGAAATACTTAATAATAATGAGACTACTAATGAAGAAAAAGGTAACGATATTGGACCAGTTAGAGCAGCATATGAAGAAGGTTTAAATAATATTAATGCAGCAACTACTACAGGTGATGTAACTACTGCTAAAGATACAGCAGTACAAAAAGTTCAACAACTTCATGCAAATCCTGTTAAGAAACCAGCAGGTAAAAAAGAATTAGATCAAGCTGCAGCTGATAAGAAAACACAAATAGAACAAACACCAAATGCATCACAACAAGAAATTAATGATGCAAAACAAGAAGTTGATACTGAATTAAATCAAGCGAAAACAAATGTCGATCAATCATCAACAAATGAATATGTTGATAATGCAGTTAAAGAAGGAAAAGCTAAAATTAATGCAGTTAAAACATTTAGTGAGTACAAAAAAGATGCTTTAGCTAAAATTGAAGATGCATATAATGCTAAAGTAAACGAAGCGGATAACTCTAACGCATCGACTTCAAGTGAAATTGCTGAAGCGAAACAAAAACTTGCTGAATTAAAACAAACTGCGGATCAAAATGTTAATCAAGCTACTTCTAAAGATGACATTGAAGTTCAAATTCATAATGACTTAGATAATATTAACGATTACACAATTCCAACAGGTAAAAAAGAATCAGCTACAACAGATTTATATGCTTATGCAGATCAGAAGAAAAATAATATTTCAGCTGACACTAATGCAACACAAGATGAAAAGCAACAAGCAATTAAGCAAGTTGACCAAAATGTTCAAACTGCATTAGAAAGCATTAATAATGGTGTGGATAATGGTGACGTTGATGATGCATTAACACAAGGTAAAGCAGCAATTGATGCTATTCAAGTAGATGCTACTGTTAAACCTAAAGCGAACCAAGCTATTGAAGTTAAAGCAGAAGATACGAAAGAATCTATTGATCAAAGTGACCAGTTAACTGCTGAAGAAAAAACTGAAGCATTAGCAATGATTAAACAAATTACAGATCAAGCTAAACAAGGTATTACTGATGCAACAACAACTGCTGAAGTTGAAAAAGCGAAAGCTCAAGGACTTGAAGCATTTGATAACATTCAAATCGACTCAACAGAAAAACAAAAAGCTATCGAAGAATTAGAAACTGCACTAGACCAGATTGAAGCAGGTGTAAATGTCAACGCTGATGCTACAACTGAAGAAAAAGAAGCGTTTACGAATGCTTTAGAAGACATTTTATCAAAAGCAACTGAAGATATTTCTGATCAAACTACAAATGCAGAAATCGCTACTGTCAAAAATAGTGCGCTTGAACAACTTAAAGCACAACGTATTAATCCTGAAGTTAAGAAAAATGCTTTGGAAGCAATCAGAGAAGTGGTTAACAAGCAAATAGAAATAATTAAAAATGCAGATGCAGATGCATCGGCGAAAGAAATTGCACGTACGGATTTAGGTAGATATTTTGACAGATTTGCTGATAAATTAGATAAAACACAAACAAATGCAGAAGTTGCTGAATTACAAAATGTAACGATACCTGCAATTGAAGCGATTGTGCCTCAGAATGATCCAGATGCTAATGATACTAATAATGGTATAGATAATAATGATGCAACAGCAAATTCAAATGCTAATGCAACACCAGAAAATACTGGACAACCTAACGTATCTGAGACGACAGCTAATGGCAAAGCAGACGCTTCTCCGACAACACCAAATAATAGTGATGCGGCAACAGGTGAAACAACAGCAACATCAGCAACTGATGATGCAAATGATAAACCGCAAGCTAATAACAATTCTAGTGTAGATGCATCAACAAACAGTCCGACAATGGATAACGATGTAACTAGTAAACCAGAAGTAGAATCAACTAATAACGGCACAACTGATAAACCTGTAACAGAAACTGATAATGCAACGCCAGCAGAAAGCACAACAAATAACAATAGTACAACTACAGCAACAAACGAGAATGCACCAACAGGATCAACAGCAACGGCTCCAACAACTGCGAGCACAGAAGCAGCATCATCTGCTGATAGCAAAGATAATGCATCTGTAAATGATTCAAAACAAAATGCTGAAGTAAATAATAGTGCTGAATCTCAATCAACTAATGACAAGGTTGCACAACCAAAATCTGAAAATAAAGCTAAGGCAGAAAAAGATGGTAGTGATTCAACAAATCAAAGTATGGTTGAATCAACAACTGAAACATTGCCTTCAGCAGACATAACAGAACCAAATGTACCTTCTAATACATCAAAAGATAAAGAAGAAAGTACGACAAATCAAACTGATGCAGGACAACTTAAGTCTGAAACTAACGTTGCATCTAACGAAGCAGATAAATCGCCAAGCAAAGCTGATACTGAAGTTTCGAATAAACCATCAACATCTGCATCTTCTGAAGCAAAAGAAAAAATGACTTCAACTAATGTTAGCCAAAAAGATGATACGGCAACAGCAGATACTAATGATACGCAAAAATCAGTTGGTTCAGCTGCAAACAATAAAGCTACGCAAAACGACGGTGCCAATGCATCTCCAGCTACAGTTTCAAATGGAAGCAATAGTGCTAATCAAGATATGCTTAATGTAACTAACACTGACGACCACCAAGCTAAGACAAAATCAGCTCAACAAGGAAAAGTTAATAAAGCTAAACAACAAGCTAAAACTTTACCAGATACTGGTATGTCACATAATGACGATTTACCATATGCTGAATTAGCTCTAGGTGCAGGTATGGCATTCTTAATTAGAAGATTCACTAAGAAAGACCAACAAACTGAAGAATAA
- a CDS encoding YbbR-like domain-containing protein yields the protein MLESKWGLRFIAFLLALFFFLSVNNVFGNIFNTGNLGQKSSKTIQDVPVEILYNTKDLHLTKAPETVNVTISGPQSKIIKIENPEDLRVVIDLSNAKAGKYQEKYQVKGLADDIHYSVKPKLANITLENKVTKKMTVQPDVSQSDIDPLYKITKQEVSPQTVKVTGGEEQLNDIAYLKATFKTNKKINGDTKDVAEVTAFDKKLNKLNVSIQPNEVNLQVKVEPFSKKVKVNVKQKGSLADDKELSSIDLEDKEIEIFGSRDDLQNISEVDAEVDLDGISESTEKTVKINLPEHVTKAQPSETKAYINVK from the coding sequence ATGCTAGAAAGTAAATGGGGCTTGAGATTTATTGCCTTTCTTTTGGCATTGTTTTTCTTTTTATCTGTTAACAATGTTTTTGGAAATATCTTTAACACTGGTAATCTTGGTCAAAAGTCTAGTAAAACGATTCAAGATGTACCCGTTGAAATTCTTTATAACACTAAAGATTTGCATTTAACAAAAGCGCCTGAAACAGTTAATGTGACTATTTCAGGACCACAATCAAAGATAATAAAAATTGAAAATCCAGAAGATTTAAGAGTAGTGATTGATTTATCAAATGCTAAAGCTGGAAAATATCAAGAGAAGTATCAAGTTAAAGGGTTAGCTGATGACATTCATTATTCTGTAAAACCTAAATTAGCAAATATTACGCTTGAAAACAAAGTAACTAAAAAGATGACAGTTCAACCTGATGTAAGTCAGAGTGATATTGATCCACTTTATAAAATTACAAAGCAAGAAGTTTCACCACAAACAGTTAAAGTAACAGGTGGAGAAGAACAATTGAATGATATCGCTTATTTAAAAGCCACTTTTAAAACTAATAAAAAGATTAATGGTGACACAAAAGATGTCGCAGAAGTAACGGCTTTTGATAAAAAACTGAATAAATTAAATGTATCGATTCAACCTAATGAAGTGAATTTACAAGTTAAAGTAGAGCCTTTTAGCAAAAAGGTTAAAGTAAATGTTAAACAGAAAGGTAGTTTAGCAGATGATAAAGAGTTAAGTTCGATTGATTTAGAAGATAAAGAAATTGAAATCTTCGGTAGTCGAGATGACTTACAAAATATAAGCGAAGTTGATGCAGAAGTAGATTTAGATGGTATTTCAGAATCAACTGAAAAGACTGTAAAAATCAATTTACCAGAACATGTCACTAAAGCACAACCAAGTGAAACGAAGGCTTATATAAATGTAAAATAA
- the cdaA gene encoding diadenylate cyclase CdaA codes for MDFSNFFQNLSTLKIVTSILDLLIVWYVLYLLITVFKGTKAIQLLKGILVIVIGQQISMILNLTATSKLFDIVIQWGVLALIVIFQPEIRRALEQLGRGSFLKRYTSNTYSKDEEKLIQSVSKAVQYMAKRRIGALIVFEKETGLQDYIETGIAMDSNISQELLINVFIPNTPLHDGAMIIQGTKIAAAASYLPLSDSPKISKSLGTRHRAAVGISEVSDAFTVIVSEETGDISVTFDGKLRRDISNEIFEELLAEHWFGTRFQKKGVK; via the coding sequence ATGGATTTTTCCAACTTTTTTCAAAACCTCAGTACGTTAAAAATTGTAACGAGTATCCTTGATTTACTGATAGTTTGGTATGTACTTTATCTTCTCATCACGGTCTTTAAGGGAACTAAAGCGATACAATTACTTAAAGGGATATTAGTAATTGTTATTGGTCAGCAGATAAGTATGATATTGAACTTGACTGCAACATCTAAATTATTCGATATCGTTATTCAATGGGGGGTATTAGCTTTAATAGTAATATTCCAACCAGAAATTAGACGTGCGTTAGAACAACTTGGTAGAGGTAGCTTTTTAAAACGCTATACTTCTAATACGTATAGTAAAGATGAAGAGAAATTGATTCAATCGGTTTCAAAGGCTGTGCAATATATGGCTAAAAGACGTATAGGTGCATTAATTGTCTTTGAAAAAGAAACAGGTCTTCAAGATTATATTGAAACAGGTATTGCAATGGATTCAAATATTTCGCAAGAACTTTTAATTAATGTCTTTATACCTAACACACCTTTACATGATGGTGCAATGATTATTCAAGGCACGAAGATTGCAGCAGCAGCAAGTTATTTGCCATTGTCTGATAGTCCTAAGATATCTAAAAGTTTGGGTACAAGACATAGAGCTGCGGTTGGTATTTCAGAAGTATCTGATGCATTTACCGTTATTGTATCTGAAGAAACTGGTGATATTTCGGTAACATTTGATGGAAAATTACGACGAGACATTTCAAACGAAATTTTTGAAGAGTTGCTTGCTGAACATTGGTTTGGCACACGCTTTCAAAAGAAAGGTGTGAAATAA
- the glmM gene encoding phosphoglucosamine mutase has protein sequence MGKYFGTDGVRGVANQELTPELAFKLGRYGGYVLAHNKGEKHPRVLVGRDTRVSGEMLESALIAGLISIGAEVMRLGIISTPGVAYLTRDMGAELGVMISASHNPVADNGIKFFGSDGFKLSDEQENEIEALLDQENPELPRPVGNDIVHYSDYFEGAQKYLSYLKSTVDVNFEGLKIALDGANGSTSSLAPFLFGDLEADTETIGCSPDGYNINEKCGSTHPEKLAEKVVETESDFGLAFDGDGDRIIAVDENGQIVDGDQIMFIIGQEMHKNQELNNDMIVSTVMSNLGFYKALEQEGIKSNKTKVGDRYVVEEMRRGNYNLGGEQSGHIVMMDYNTTGDGLLTGIQLASVIKMTGKSLSELAGQMKKYPQSLINVRVTDKYRVEENVDVKEVMTKVEVEMNGEGRILVRPSGTEPLVRVMVEAATDEDAERFAQQIADVVQDKMGLDK, from the coding sequence ATGGGAAAATATTTTGGTACAGACGGAGTAAGAGGTGTCGCAAACCAAGAACTAACACCTGAATTGGCATTTAAATTAGGAAGATACGGTGGCTATGTTCTAGCACATAATAAAGGTGAAAAACACCCACGTGTACTTGTAGGTCGCGATACTAGAGTTTCAGGTGAAATGTTAGAATCAGCATTAATAGCTGGTTTGATTTCAATTGGTGCAGAAGTGATGCGATTAGGTATTATTTCAACACCAGGTGTTGCATATTTAACACGCGATATGGGTGCAGAGTTAGGTGTAATGATTTCAGCCTCTCATAATCCAGTTGCAGATAATGGTATTAAATTCTTTGGATCAGATGGTTTTAAACTATCAGATGAACAAGAAAATGAAATTGAAGCATTATTGGATCAAGAAAACCCAGAATTACCAAGACCAGTTGGCAATGATATTGTACATTATTCAGATTACTTTGAAGGGGCACAAAAATATTTGAGCTATTTAAAATCAACAGTAGATGTTAACTTTGAAGGTTTGAAAATTGCTTTAGATGGTGCAAATGGTTCAACATCATCACTAGCGCCATTCTTATTTGGTGACTTAGAAGCAGATACTGAAACAATTGGATGTAGTCCTGATGGATATAATATCAATGAGAAATGTGGCTCTACACATCCTGAAAAATTAGCTGAAAAAGTAGTTGAAACTGAAAGTGATTTTGGGTTAGCATTTGACGGCGATGGAGACAGAATCATAGCAGTAGATGAGAATGGTCAAATCGTTGACGGTGACCAAATTATGTTTATTATTGGTCAAGAAATGCATAAAAATCAAGAATTGAATAATGACATGATTGTTTCTACTGTTATGAGTAATTTAGGTTTTTACAAAGCGCTTGAACAAGAAGGAATTAAATCTAATAAAACTAAAGTTGGCGACAGATATGTAGTAGAAGAAATGCGTCGCGGTAATTATAACTTAGGTGGAGAACAATCTGGACATATCGTTATGATGGATTACAATACAACTGGTGATGGTTTATTAACTGGTATTCAATTAGCTTCTGTAATAAAAATGACTGGTAAATCACTAAGTGAATTAGCTGGACAAATGAAAAAATATCCACAATCATTAATTAACGTACGCGTAACAGATAAATATCGTGTTGAAGAAAATGTTGACGTTAAAGAAGTTATGACTAAAGTAGAAGTAGAAATGAATGGAGAAGGTCGAATTTTAGTAAGACCTTCTGGAACAGAACCATTAGTTCGTGTCATGGTTGAAGCAGCAACTGATGAAGATGCTGAAAGATTTGCACAACAAATAGCTGATGTGGTTCAAGATAAAATGGGATTAGATAAATAA